In a genomic window of Pedobacter sp. KBS0701:
- a CDS encoding glycogen/starch synthase, translated as MAKTKLLIVTHEMSPFLELTKISEITRQLPQAMQEKGFEIRILMPKFGNINERRNRLHEVIRLSGMNIIIDDNDNPLIIKVASIPAARMQVYFLDNEEYFQRKQVFRDASGKFFDDNDERTIFFCKGALETVKKLGWAPDIVHCHGWMSALVPAYIKTTYKNDPTFKNSKVVYSVYEDGFTEKLNANFATKAVMANMTEDDTKAFLPSDCDSMHIGAITHSDAVVLGDENLGKDVLKFVKDSNKPTLAFNLTENFENFYTFYEEISNDELVSVA; from the coding sequence TGATTGTTACACACGAGATGTCGCCTTTCCTCGAGCTTACTAAAATTTCTGAAATTACACGCCAATTACCACAGGCTATGCAGGAAAAAGGATTCGAAATCCGCATCTTGATGCCAAAATTCGGTAACATCAACGAAAGAAGAAATCGTTTACACGAAGTAATACGCTTGTCGGGAATGAACATCATTATTGATGACAACGATAATCCTTTAATCATTAAAGTAGCCTCCATCCCAGCTGCACGCATGCAGGTTTATTTCTTAGACAATGAAGAATATTTCCAACGCAAACAGGTATTTAGAGATGCCAGCGGAAAATTCTTTGATGACAACGATGAACGTACAATTTTTTTCTGCAAAGGCGCATTGGAAACGGTTAAAAAATTAGGTTGGGCACCGGATATCGTTCACTGCCACGGCTGGATGAGTGCATTGGTTCCTGCTTACATCAAGACTACTTATAAAAACGATCCTACTTTTAAAAATTCTAAAGTAGTTTATTCTGTTTATGAAGATGGTTTCACAGAAAAGTTAAACGCCAATTTCGCTACCAAAGCTGTAATGGCCAATATGACGGAAGATGACACTAAAGCTTTTTTACCATCTGATTGCGACAGCATGCATATCGGCGCTATAACTCACTCAGACGCAGTGGTTTTAGGAGATGAAAACTTAGGCAAAGATGTGTTAAAATTTGTTAAAGATTCTAATAAGCCAACATTAGCTTTTAACTTAACCGAGAATTTTGAAAACTTCTATACTTTTTATGAAGAAATTTCAAATGATGAATTGGTTTCAGTAGCTTAA